In a single window of the Dinghuibacter silviterrae genome:
- a CDS encoding DUF4270 family protein: MRFRLLWLGMLGLLGVYGLSGCVKANIIFGQNQIDDGLTKIVKIDTLTPVLSTLFVDSVPTSGKGVAMVGGYDDPYFGSVKTRTYFEFAPPPVTNLGIGYYYDSLVLYVVPNKYYYGDTTQPMDFYAEQIASQMLFPPTNYSFYNNDSFAVRSPVLGHVRSVLRPSVVDTVYIRLNDSLGQTFFNLMKNNSPTITNADEFLVYFPGIRISSGYGANPQLVYGYKDSVFMKLWYHTSDLNRSINAMTFKFTQSSYQFMEVQNTPIAPLTKFQRGYSSVVRQIYSTDPDFNHLVYVDPLLGYSAKVEFPYLRNMLLQDTTMRIITKAELILRPLVPSYSTQYLLPPSLVAESTDYSNEPSSTVSTGVLTLDYGTSNTQYTFDITSYLQEQLNDPTSTAYKRGLIIAPSSTYFYSSLNRFVFGDKDYQSQYTSPTYYQSEVILYYVSTKNTL; encoded by the coding sequence ATGAGATTTAGGCTGCTCTGGCTGGGGATGCTTGGGCTTTTGGGCGTCTACGGCTTAAGCGGCTGTGTCAAAGCCAACATTATTTTCGGTCAGAATCAGATCGACGACGGGCTGACGAAGATCGTAAAAATAGATACGCTCACACCGGTCCTGTCCACCCTCTTTGTGGACAGCGTTCCCACATCCGGCAAAGGGGTAGCCATGGTCGGCGGTTACGACGACCCCTATTTCGGGTCGGTCAAAACCCGCACCTACTTTGAGTTTGCGCCTCCCCCCGTGACCAACCTGGGGATAGGGTACTACTACGATTCGTTGGTCTTATATGTCGTGCCCAATAAATATTATTACGGGGATACGACCCAGCCGATGGACTTTTATGCCGAGCAGATCGCGTCGCAGATGTTGTTCCCGCCCACGAACTACAGCTTTTACAACAACGACAGCTTTGCCGTCCGCAGCCCCGTCCTGGGGCACGTCCGGAGCGTCCTGAGGCCGAGCGTCGTGGACACGGTCTATATCCGCCTCAACGACAGCCTTGGCCAGACGTTTTTCAACCTCATGAAGAACAACTCTCCGACCATTACGAACGCCGACGAGTTCCTGGTGTATTTCCCGGGGATCCGTATCAGCTCCGGTTATGGGGCAAATCCGCAGTTGGTTTATGGGTACAAGGACAGTGTCTTTATGAAACTCTGGTATCATACGTCGGACCTGAACCGTTCCATCAACGCGATGACGTTCAAGTTCACCCAGTCCAGCTACCAGTTTATGGAGGTCCAGAACACGCCCATCGCTCCCCTGACAAAGTTCCAAAGAGGCTATAGCTCGGTCGTCCGCCAGATCTATTCCACCGATCCCGATTTCAACCACCTTGTCTATGTCGACCCCCTGCTGGGGTATTCGGCCAAGGTCGAGTTCCCGTATCTCCGGAATATGTTGCTGCAGGACACGACCATGCGCATCATCACAAAGGCGGAGTTGATCCTGAGGCCGCTGGTACCAAGTTATTCCACCCAGTACCTGCTCCCGCCCAGCCTGGTTGCAGAATCCACGGACTACAGCAACGAACCCAGCAGCACCGTGTCAACGGGTGTCCTCACCCTGGATTATGGGACATCGAACACGCAGTATACGTTCGACATCACGTCCTATTTGCAGGAGCAACTGAATGACCCGACATCCACGGCCTACAAGCGAGGCCTGATCATCGCGCCGAGCTCGACCTACTTCTATAGCTCGCTCAACCGGTTCGTATTCGGGGACAAGGACTACCAATCCCAGTATACGTCGCCCACCTACTATCAAAGCGAAGTGATCCTATATTACGTGTCCACAAAGAATACTTTATAG
- a CDS encoding PorV/PorQ family protein — translation MVALACFGGVQAQNTSSPYSIYGIGEIQTSGYNRTTGMGSTGIAYRSDNNIIQNNPAAYTALITQMFHIEGGGRGDYSSYSSAQFANAASGYTHQVSNDFTVTRIAFATKINKWWGASMGLMPYSKMDYDFTGTESLGPQGEVANVTFTGSGGIHKAYFGNGFSLGKHFSVGVNTSFLFGAMQSNKTEVASTANANLVETRNLYMRNVVFDFGAQYYTHFGREKKWGLTLGATWTPQQPLYAEDSLSVTQNGAVLPNGNALLDRNVFQLPQGYGGGFALSKETAMKRITFLGDFSRQLWTPLGYSGTGYALGNSDRYSAGMEISKKTNILNTPVEHVYYQLGGYYQKTYVSVDGYPVLEWGASVGLGINPLRYPQWGYHLALEYGTTSNYEQGALKENFVRLTVTIHYWDRWFTRGRRVL, via the coding sequence TTGGTTGCCCTGGCATGTTTTGGTGGAGTACAAGCCCAAAATACCTCCTCCCCATATTCCATTTACGGGATCGGGGAGATCCAGACCAGCGGGTACAACCGTACCACGGGGATGGGCAGTACCGGGATCGCCTACCGGAGCGACAACAACATCATCCAGAATAACCCTGCCGCCTATACGGCCCTTATCACGCAGATGTTCCACATCGAAGGCGGGGGCAGGGGGGATTATTCGTCCTATAGCAGTGCCCAGTTTGCCAACGCCGCCAGCGGGTACACGCACCAGGTCTCCAACGACTTCACAGTGACCCGTATCGCCTTTGCCACGAAAATCAACAAGTGGTGGGGCGCCAGCATGGGGCTGATGCCGTATAGTAAAATGGACTATGACTTTACCGGCACGGAATCCCTGGGTCCCCAGGGGGAGGTCGCCAACGTTACTTTTACGGGGTCGGGCGGCATCCACAAGGCCTACTTCGGAAATGGCTTCTCCCTGGGTAAACACTTCAGCGTGGGGGTCAATACCTCTTTCCTCTTCGGTGCCATGCAGTCCAACAAAACCGAGGTGGCATCGACAGCCAACGCCAACCTGGTAGAGACCCGCAACCTGTACATGCGGAACGTTGTTTTCGACTTCGGCGCCCAATATTATACGCATTTTGGCAGGGAAAAGAAGTGGGGGCTGACCCTTGGGGCTACCTGGACGCCCCAACAGCCGTTGTACGCGGAAGACAGCTTGAGCGTCACCCAGAACGGGGCCGTGCTGCCCAACGGGAACGCGCTGCTGGACCGGAACGTCTTCCAACTGCCGCAAGGATATGGGGGTGGTTTTGCCCTATCGAAGGAAACCGCGATGAAGCGGATCACGTTCTTAGGGGACTTCAGCCGCCAACTGTGGACCCCCCTGGGCTACTCGGGGACCGGGTATGCGCTGGGGAACAGCGACCGTTATTCCGCCGGTATGGAAATCTCGAAAAAGACCAACATCCTCAATACCCCCGTCGAACACGTCTACTACCAGCTGGGGGGCTATTACCAAAAGACCTACGTCAGCGTCGACGGGTATCCCGTTCTCGAATGGGGTGCTTCGGTCGGTTTGGGGATCAACCCCCTCCGTTACCCGCAATGGGGCTACCACCTTGCGTTGGAATACGGGACGACGAGCAACTACGAGCAGGGGGCCCTCAAAGAGAACTTTGTTCGCCTGACGGTGACGATCCACTACTGGGACCGCTGGTTTACCCGGGGCCGCAGAGTGCTCTAG